One genomic window of Actinoplanes lobatus includes the following:
- a CDS encoding fibronectin type III domain-containing protein, with protein sequence MATVLVLVAGLGLTVRGLGTADKALASFDAASWVWSKGKGELARINGTAARIDTRADVNQARGHALQVSQSDRFILLRDVNTGAIASMDLTDLMAYWNQQSQPGIGVSVALHDDSAFIVDAVQGKVQQVDPASLQPVGEALQFPPGISGGIFDGAGRLWIAAPSEGTVTAIDPGAAAPALVRTDSVAAASHDLDVSALDKGIVVLDRTTNALTVIGENGPGRPTTLPLTGPGELPERTEGDVIAITVPDERRVYTVGTDGQGVRDVTVPDDGGDLGPAVPYEGYLYVPEDDGTVHVINQDGQPEQPIDFERPGGDLELEVREEHLFINAPGSTTARVVDGNHTVRPVNKERDDVVGGDPPKVKTPPAPPKQEKPKKPVAAEPGAPRGVRAAAGNAEVRVSWQSAADNGAPITRYVVAGAGRTFPVGADQRSLVIDGLTNGQTYRFEVHAVNRKGDGPGRMSNAVMPTAEVPDPPGTPVAEAKGDGTVGVTWPAANGQGRKIQRYAVTAISEGVSSPIGESTTTTLAVDAGQLEFGKQYAFTVVAVNDKGAGSKASAVSNTIVPFSKPAKPENVEAATVAAQAGAISVTWTAPADNGRPITEYVVKAGGKETKVAETSVTLTGLGTGATVQVEVTAVNEAGPSDVATATARTVAVPTVTMTGVDPTFNTAKVSFTVNNGGGTATCTLTVSGGGKGSSGSCTSLGASGLKPSTAYTFTVTANNAAGSAAKNMAKTTDALYGTATCINGDTGDQKTYCNSDVSGRNGNEIFKVTRQDDDQQAGWVKNGVRLQAYCKKTGEEVYAYVYNDNKRSTWWIQVNYEGKTYIPWAWFNLDGGDDLADLPTC encoded by the coding sequence ATGGCGACGGTCCTCGTGCTGGTGGCCGGACTCGGGTTGACGGTCCGTGGGCTCGGCACCGCAGACAAGGCGCTGGCCAGCTTCGACGCCGCATCCTGGGTGTGGAGCAAGGGCAAGGGCGAGCTGGCCCGGATCAACGGCACGGCCGCCCGCATCGACACCCGCGCCGACGTCAATCAGGCTCGCGGGCACGCGTTGCAGGTCAGCCAGAGTGACCGGTTCATCCTGTTGCGCGACGTCAACACCGGCGCGATCGCCTCGATGGACCTCACCGATCTCATGGCGTACTGGAATCAGCAGTCCCAGCCGGGCATCGGTGTGAGCGTGGCCCTGCACGACGACAGCGCCTTCATCGTCGACGCTGTTCAGGGCAAGGTTCAGCAGGTCGATCCGGCCTCGTTGCAGCCGGTGGGGGAGGCGCTCCAGTTCCCGCCGGGCATCAGCGGTGGCATCTTCGACGGCGCCGGCCGGCTGTGGATCGCCGCGCCCAGCGAGGGCACCGTCACCGCGATCGACCCGGGTGCGGCCGCCCCGGCGCTGGTCCGCACCGACTCGGTGGCCGCCGCCAGCCACGACCTGGACGTCTCCGCCCTGGACAAGGGCATCGTCGTGCTCGACCGCACCACCAACGCGCTCACCGTGATCGGTGAGAACGGGCCGGGCCGGCCGACCACGCTGCCGCTGACCGGGCCGGGTGAGCTGCCCGAGCGCACCGAGGGTGACGTCATCGCGATCACCGTGCCGGACGAGCGGCGCGTCTACACCGTCGGCACCGACGGGCAGGGGGTGCGTGACGTCACCGTCCCGGACGACGGCGGCGATCTCGGGCCGGCCGTGCCGTACGAGGGTTATCTGTATGTGCCGGAGGACGACGGCACGGTGCACGTCATCAACCAGGACGGCCAGCCCGAGCAGCCGATCGACTTCGAGCGGCCGGGCGGCGACCTGGAGCTGGAGGTGCGTGAGGAGCACCTGTTCATCAACGCGCCCGGTTCCACCACGGCCCGCGTCGTCGACGGCAACCACACGGTCCGCCCGGTCAACAAGGAGCGCGACGACGTCGTCGGCGGTGACCCGCCCAAGGTGAAGACGCCGCCCGCCCCGCCGAAGCAGGAGAAGCCGAAGAAGCCGGTCGCCGCCGAGCCGGGCGCGCCCCGCGGTGTCCGTGCCGCCGCCGGCAACGCCGAGGTCCGCGTGTCGTGGCAGTCGGCGGCGGACAACGGCGCCCCGATCACCCGGTACGTGGTGGCCGGCGCCGGGCGCACCTTCCCGGTCGGCGCCGACCAGCGGTCGCTCGTGATCGACGGGCTGACGAACGGGCAGACGTATCGGTTCGAGGTGCACGCCGTGAACCGCAAGGGCGACGGGCCGGGCCGGATGAGCAACGCGGTCATGCCGACGGCCGAGGTGCCGGACCCGCCGGGCACACCGGTCGCCGAGGCGAAGGGCGACGGCACGGTCGGCGTCACCTGGCCGGCCGCCAACGGCCAGGGTCGCAAGATCCAGCGGTACGCGGTGACCGCCATCTCGGAGGGCGTCAGCTCCCCGATCGGCGAGTCGACCACCACCACCCTCGCGGTGGACGCCGGTCAGCTCGAGTTCGGCAAGCAGTACGCGTTCACCGTCGTCGCGGTCAACGACAAGGGCGCCGGCTCGAAGGCGTCCGCGGTCAGCAACACGATCGTGCCGTTCAGCAAGCCGGCCAAGCCGGAGAACGTCGAGGCCGCCACGGTCGCCGCGCAGGCCGGCGCGATCAGCGTCACCTGGACGGCGCCGGCCGACAACGGTCGCCCCATCACCGAGTACGTGGTGAAGGCCGGCGGCAAGGAGACGAAGGTCGCCGAGACCTCGGTCACCCTGACCGGGCTCGGCACCGGCGCCACCGTGCAGGTCGAGGTGACCGCGGTGAACGAGGCCGGCCCGAGCGACGTGGCGACCGCGACCGCCCGCACGGTGGCCGTGCCGACGGTCACGATGACCGGCGTCGACCCGACCTTCAACACGGCGAAGGTGTCGTTCACGGTGAACAACGGCGGCGGCACGGCCACGTGCACGCTCACCGTCTCCGGCGGCGGCAAGGGCTCCAGCGGCAGCTGCACCAGTCTCGGCGCCAGCGGGCTGAAGCCGAGCACCGCCTACACGTTCACGGTCACCGCCAACAACGCGGCCGGCAGCGCGGCGAAGAACATGGCCAAGACCACCGACGCCCTGTACGGCACGGCGACCTGCATCAACGGTGACACCGGCGACCAGAAGACGTACTGCAACTCCGACGTGTCCGGCCGCAACGGCAACGAGATCTTCAAGGTCACCCGGCAGGACGACGACCAGCAGGCGGGCTGGGTCAAGAACGGGGTCCGGCTTCAGGCGTACTGCAAGAAGACCGGTGAAGAGGTCTACGCGTACGTGTACAACGACAACAAGAGAAGCACGTGGTGGATCCAGGTGAATTACGAGGGCAAGACCTACATTCCGTGGGCGTGGTTCAACCTCGACGGCGGGGACGACCTGGCGGACCTGCCGACGTGCTGA
- a CDS encoding AAA family ATPase produces MLTPAHVQGFSEVAGELAARIGTVVLGKPEVVRLALTALFAQGHVLLEDVPGVGKTTLARALAASIRGQWRRIQFTPDLLPSDVSGVTVFNQASRGFEFHPGPVFANLVIADEINRASPKTQSALLEVMEERRVTVDGVPHPVPQPFLVVATQNPVEMDGTYRLPEAQLDRFLVKLSVGYPDEDVEIEVLRGAAVRSPDTLEPVTDTTMIGEMARMVAAVHIADPLYAYAVRLAAATRNHPQVRVGVSPRGVIALTRAASAYALINGRSYVLPEDFKDLIEPVFAHRVLLSADAQLRGVTAADVLADALRSVNVPLPDHQHSPA; encoded by the coding sequence GTGCTGACGCCCGCACACGTACAGGGATTCTCCGAGGTCGCCGGGGAACTGGCCGCCCGGATCGGCACCGTCGTCCTCGGCAAGCCCGAGGTGGTCCGGCTCGCCCTCACCGCGCTGTTCGCGCAGGGGCACGTCCTGCTCGAGGACGTGCCCGGCGTCGGCAAGACCACCCTGGCCCGCGCCCTGGCCGCGTCCATCCGCGGGCAGTGGCGGCGCATCCAGTTCACCCCCGACCTGCTGCCCTCCGACGTCTCCGGCGTCACCGTGTTCAACCAGGCCAGCCGCGGGTTCGAGTTTCATCCCGGGCCGGTCTTCGCGAACCTGGTGATCGCCGACGAGATCAACCGGGCCTCGCCGAAGACCCAGTCGGCGCTGCTCGAGGTGATGGAGGAACGCCGGGTCACCGTCGACGGCGTGCCGCACCCGGTGCCGCAGCCGTTCCTCGTCGTCGCCACCCAGAACCCGGTCGAGATGGACGGCACCTACCGGCTGCCCGAGGCCCAGCTCGACCGCTTCCTGGTCAAACTGTCCGTCGGCTACCCCGACGAGGACGTCGAGATCGAGGTGCTGCGCGGGGCGGCCGTCCGGTCCCCGGACACCCTCGAACCGGTCACCGACACCACCATGATCGGCGAGATGGCGCGGATGGTCGCGGCCGTCCACATCGCCGACCCCCTTTATGCGTACGCCGTGCGCCTCGCCGCCGCCACCAGGAACCATCCACAGGTCCGCGTCGGCGTCAGCCCCCGTGGGGTGATCGCGCTGACCCGTGCCGCCAGCGCCTATGCGCTGATCAACGGCCGGTCGTACGTGCTGCCCGAGGACTTCAAGGACCTGATCGAGCCGGTCTTCGCCCACCGGGTGCTGCTGTCCGCCGACGCCCAGCTGCGCGGGGTGACCGCGGCCGACGTGCTCGCCGACGCGCTGCGGTCGGTGAACGTCCCGCTGCCCGACCACCAGCATTCCCCGGCCTGA
- a CDS encoding DUF58 domain-containing protein — translation MTARGIALAAAAVILLGTGFRYGYPDLALLGAAAGIAVVTALVFAFWRPRLGVARVAEPDRVARGEPADVTLTISNTSKVRAASLIATDRCGAATVDVPLLRLRAGHDTVESYPVPTHRRGLVPIGPLHVTRRDPLGLITLNRAYGGTTIVRVYPRVHPMRAVPAGLTRSLDGRVDKVPQGTITFDTLREYVPGDELRRVHWRSSAKVGELMVREQLDTSEPQIVVLLDDRATAHRGDSFEDACEAAASIVVAAVREDLPVTLHLVAATLTGPHLDVLTEATLGDGDLDATLRHLRAQKLGDTLIFLTGPGGRDDLGALSGLRSAYPIALAGILGDRDSSPAAPTDRLLVIEAADGAEFAAAWDGVRGW, via the coding sequence ATGACCGCCCGCGGCATCGCGCTCGCGGCCGCCGCCGTGATCCTGCTCGGCACCGGCTTCCGCTACGGCTACCCCGACCTGGCGCTTCTGGGGGCGGCCGCCGGGATCGCGGTCGTCACGGCGCTGGTCTTCGCGTTCTGGCGGCCCCGCCTCGGCGTCGCCCGCGTCGCCGAACCCGACCGGGTGGCCCGCGGCGAACCCGCCGACGTCACCCTCACCATCAGCAACACCAGTAAGGTACGGGCGGCCAGCCTGATCGCCACCGACCGCTGCGGCGCCGCGACCGTCGACGTGCCGCTGCTGCGCCTGCGGGCCGGGCACGACACCGTCGAGAGCTATCCGGTGCCGACCCATCGGCGCGGGCTCGTACCGATCGGGCCGCTGCACGTCACCCGCCGTGACCCGCTCGGGCTGATCACCCTGAACCGGGCGTACGGCGGCACCACGATCGTCCGCGTCTACCCGCGCGTGCATCCGATGCGTGCGGTCCCGGCCGGTCTCACCCGCAGCCTCGACGGCCGCGTCGACAAGGTGCCGCAGGGCACGATCACCTTCGACACGCTGCGGGAGTACGTGCCCGGCGACGAACTGCGGCGGGTCCACTGGCGCAGCAGCGCCAAGGTCGGCGAGCTCATGGTCCGCGAACAGCTCGACACCTCCGAGCCGCAGATCGTCGTCCTGCTCGACGACCGGGCCACCGCCCACCGCGGGGACAGCTTCGAGGACGCCTGCGAGGCGGCCGCGTCGATCGTCGTCGCCGCGGTGCGCGAGGACCTGCCGGTCACCCTGCATCTGGTCGCCGCCACACTCACCGGACCGCACCTCGACGTGCTCACCGAGGCGACCCTCGGCGACGGGGACCTCGACGCCACCCTGCGTCACCTGCGGGCGCAGAAACTCGGCGACACACTGATCTTCCTGACCGGGCCGGGCGGGCGCGACGATCTCGGTGCGCTCAGTGGACTGCGCTCGGCGTACCCCATCGCTCTGGCCGGAATCCTCGGCGACCGCGACTCCTCGCCAGCCGCGCCCACCGACCGCCTGTTGGTGATCGAGGCCGCCGACGGCGCCGAGTTCGCCGCCGCCTGGGACGGGGTCCGCGGATGGTGA
- a CDS encoding transglutaminaseTgpA domain-containing protein — protein MLRRAVVPVALAGMLMLAGAALGGIYADSLLFRLVAGAAIGSVAVGVAARRLPSWTVAPISAALLGGYAALALYLAAGDGGLTFTVARDALANGIPRLLTAMIPIEATPDTVIIAVGAVWVAGLAATEIAVRGGRVLLGCLPPALVYAGALYVVGPNASAATAYTLTFAGLVVAALASTSVTGAKTHAAVRARALGGAAAGLAVVLGLIAATGPWVAGRVTATPVDPRRYVQPPRVDSLDESPLNRISGWALDPTQQLLEFRPGFVPAAAPSAPSKKPAQPEVRLRLAVLSDYDGVTWRVGGIYRNAGRVLPVPTTPAGAQVSESQQQITITGLTGRLLPAVPTPTRITGARVAYDAATGTLIRPEGLSDGLRYTAISQTQTPDLNLLPIAEVPSGDAWVRYLKVGQNTPKQIEGLAEHLAEGYSAAYDRAVVIEQFLAEHYRHVADAPSGHAYPNLAHFLFGRRDLGGQKGTSEQFAAAYALLARLTGLPSRVVVGFTAPAAGGAVTAGDALAWPEVYFDGVGWVAFDPMPKSDTVRPVEEDYTPPKPTPPPSPSDTPAPTAEESSAPPSAAVAAPATGGASTVLVASGASGGVVFVLVGVAFAVVALRSAQRRRRLTFGDPAQRITGAWLEFTDALRLAGHPVPSHLSATEAAGHASVLPPPPKRTGLLRRAVPVTPPAPPTGPLTPVAAAPDPAPDPAPDPAPDPAPLPPLDALVDAINTAGFAPEAADAGQADRAGEQVVTYSSALRARGNWWQRMLWNVRPGPLRWNRAPGGKSPR, from the coding sequence GTGCTGCGGCGTGCCGTCGTGCCGGTCGCGCTGGCCGGAATGCTCATGCTGGCCGGGGCGGCGCTCGGCGGGATCTATGCCGACAGCCTGCTGTTCCGGCTGGTGGCGGGCGCGGCGATCGGCTCGGTGGCGGTCGGGGTCGCGGCCCGGCGGCTGCCCTCGTGGACGGTGGCGCCGATCTCGGCCGCGCTCCTTGGCGGGTATGCGGCGCTCGCCCTGTATCTGGCCGCCGGGGATGGCGGGCTGACGTTCACGGTCGCCCGGGACGCGCTCGCCAACGGGATTCCGCGCCTGCTCACCGCCATGATCCCGATCGAGGCGACGCCGGACACGGTGATCATCGCGGTGGGCGCGGTGTGGGTGGCCGGTCTCGCCGCCACCGAGATCGCGGTACGCGGCGGGCGCGTGCTGCTCGGCTGTCTGCCGCCGGCGCTGGTCTACGCGGGTGCGCTCTACGTGGTCGGGCCCAACGCCTCGGCGGCGACGGCATACACGCTGACCTTCGCGGGGCTGGTCGTGGCCGCTCTCGCCAGCACCTCGGTCACCGGGGCTAAGACGCACGCGGCCGTGCGGGCGCGGGCGCTCGGTGGCGCGGCCGCCGGGCTGGCGGTCGTTCTCGGCCTGATCGCGGCCACCGGTCCGTGGGTCGCCGGCCGGGTCACCGCGACACCGGTCGACCCACGACGGTACGTGCAGCCGCCCCGCGTCGACAGCCTGGACGAGAGTCCGCTCAACCGGATCTCGGGGTGGGCGCTCGACCCGACGCAGCAGTTGCTGGAGTTCCGGCCGGGCTTCGTGCCGGCGGCCGCTCCCTCGGCTCCCTCGAAGAAGCCCGCGCAACCTGAGGTGCGGCTACGGCTCGCGGTCCTCTCCGACTACGACGGGGTCACCTGGCGGGTCGGCGGCATCTACCGCAACGCCGGGCGCGTGCTGCCCGTGCCCACCACGCCGGCCGGTGCCCAGGTCAGCGAGTCGCAGCAGCAGATCACGATCACCGGGCTGACCGGGCGGCTGCTTCCGGCCGTGCCGACGCCGACCCGGATCACCGGGGCGCGGGTCGCCTACGACGCGGCGACCGGCACCCTGATCCGGCCGGAAGGGCTGAGCGACGGGCTGCGCTACACGGCCATCTCCCAGACGCAGACGCCCGACCTGAATCTGCTGCCGATCGCCGAGGTGCCGTCCGGGGACGCCTGGGTCCGCTACCTGAAGGTCGGCCAGAACACGCCCAAGCAGATCGAAGGGCTCGCCGAGCATCTCGCCGAGGGGTACAGCGCCGCCTACGACCGGGCCGTGGTGATCGAGCAGTTCCTGGCCGAGCACTACCGGCACGTGGCCGACGCGCCGAGCGGGCACGCCTATCCCAACCTGGCCCACTTCCTCTTCGGGCGCCGCGATCTCGGTGGCCAGAAAGGCACCTCGGAGCAGTTCGCGGCCGCCTACGCGCTGCTCGCTCGCCTCACTGGACTGCCCAGCCGGGTGGTCGTCGGGTTCACGGCGCCGGCCGCCGGTGGGGCGGTCACCGCCGGTGACGCGCTCGCCTGGCCGGAGGTGTATTTCGACGGGGTCGGGTGGGTGGCCTTCGACCCGATGCCGAAGAGCGACACCGTACGGCCGGTCGAGGAGGACTACACCCCGCCGAAGCCCACCCCGCCGCCGTCACCGTCGGACACCCCGGCGCCCACCGCTGAGGAGTCGTCGGCTCCGCCGTCCGCGGCCGTGGCCGCGCCGGCCACGGGTGGGGCGTCCACCGTGCTGGTCGCTTCCGGCGCCTCCGGTGGTGTGGTGTTCGTGCTGGTGGGGGTGGCTTTCGCGGTGGTCGCGCTGCGGTCGGCCCAACGGCGGCGGCGGCTCACCTTCGGGGATCCGGCACAGCGGATCACCGGGGCGTGGCTGGAGTTCACCGACGCGCTGCGGCTGGCCGGGCATCCGGTTCCGTCGCATCTGTCGGCCACCGAGGCGGCGGGGCACGCGTCGGTGCTGCCACCGCCACCGAAACGAACCGGGCTGCTGCGCCGGGCCGTCCCGGTCACGCCACCCGCTCCGCCGACCGGCCCGCTGACACCGGTCGCCGCGGCACCGGATCCGGCACCGGATCCGGCACCGGATCCGGCACCGGATCCGGCACCGCTGCCCCCACTGGATGCGCTGGTGGACGCGATCAACACGGCCGGGTTCGCGCCGGAGGCCGCCGACGCGGGGCAGGCGGACCGGGCGGGGGAGCAGGTGGTCACCTACTCCAGCGCGCTGCGGGCACGCGGCAACTGGTGGCAACGGATGCTGTGGAACGTACGCCCAGGGCCGTTGCGGTGGAATCGCGCGCCCGGCGGCAAATCGCCCCGCTGA